In the Telopea speciosissima isolate NSW1024214 ecotype Mountain lineage chromosome 2, Tspe_v1, whole genome shotgun sequence genome, one interval contains:
- the LOC122652755 gene encoding dirigent protein 17-like yields the protein MEKTCKEEELGTSSAGVFEVSGEPAVVINGVPNVGCSDNAFLQLDTASNVESKQNTGFGEWLEGREVRKMFGEIFYSGTVTNFDRETGWYRVVYEDGDFEDLEWHELEEVLLPLEITVPLKTLALKILKKCEKPSDKSVKHAARSRKARGKNVES from the coding sequence ATGGAGAAGACTTGCAAAGAAGAGGAGTTGGGAACTTCATCTGCAGGTGTCTTTGAGGTATCAGGAGAACCTGCCGTTGTCATCAATGGGGTTCCAAATGTGGGCTGTAGTGACAATGCTTTCCTTCAGTTAGATACCGCAAGCAATGTAGAATCAAAACAGAATACTGGTTTTGGTGAATGGTTGGAAGGGAGAGAAGTCCGGAAAATGTTTGGTGAGATATTTTACTCTGGTACAGTAACTAATTTTGACAGAGAAACCGGTTGGTATAGAGTGGTATATGAAGATGGTGACTTTGAAGACCTTGAGTGGCATGAATTGGAGGAAGTACTTCTGCCATTGGAAATTACAGTTCCATTGAAAACATTGGCATTGAAGATCTTAAAGAAGTGTGAGAAACCCTCTGATAAGTCGGTGAAACATGCAGCTAGATCACGAAAAGCTCGAGGTAAGAATGTGGAATCTTAG